A portion of the Sphaerochaeta pleomorpha str. Grapes genome contains these proteins:
- a CDS encoding adenine deaminase C-terminal domain-containing protein, with the protein MTYLKNVWIYNSAYRSFDFGSIAFDKTIRHVERNFDEESHGGLVVIPGFIDIHMHIESSMTSPSEFSNAVLPHGTTTVVADCHEVANVFGVEGLEAYMDLPSLLDVFYAIPSSVPSTSKELETSGGQIDASEVEQLCKRDDILALGEIMNANDLFSEEDNRTKRIIKAFKTCRPDSPIEGHCPKISGEQLSKFIASGVDSDHTEQTAQSIMEKVSAGMFLEIQQKSVKKETIKALCDEYLAGTFCFCTDDVMSDVLQEKGHLDAVVKQAIFYGMPITEAIYAATYAPAMRMRLFDRGQIAPGKLADLLVIDDLETLHIKAIFKNGAMVYDSSNGLVTPTKLPNLDKKYLNSIQRKKISEKDFDLSCPDGNRDILVIEKDTATTFTKKGRQTVDVVDNTFDYFAAGLNVIASVERYGHESPIKPAFLKNGLKKSGAICSSWAHDSHNLLVLATSVELAVRAVNLVIENQGGIALVDEQKESFVPLAYGGIVSLEPMPKLAKQIKGVRKWLKDHGYEAREEVMNFAVLSLPVSPELKISDKGLVDVVQKRVLDWRTYYSDGNKSK; encoded by the coding sequence GTGACCTACCTTAAGAATGTCTGGATTTACAACTCTGCTTACCGTTCCTTCGATTTCGGATCTATTGCCTTCGATAAAACCATCAGGCATGTCGAACGCAACTTTGATGAGGAATCGCATGGTGGGTTGGTTGTAATCCCGGGATTCATCGATATTCACATGCACATCGAGTCTTCCATGACAAGTCCGTCGGAATTCTCGAATGCGGTCTTGCCCCATGGCACGACAACAGTCGTTGCCGATTGCCATGAGGTGGCCAATGTCTTTGGAGTTGAGGGACTCGAGGCCTATATGGACCTTCCCTCGCTTCTTGATGTGTTCTATGCAATACCCAGCAGTGTGCCCTCAACCTCAAAAGAGCTTGAAACAAGCGGTGGGCAAATAGACGCAAGTGAAGTTGAGCAGCTTTGCAAGCGGGATGACATCCTGGCCCTCGGGGAGATCATGAACGCAAATGATCTGTTCAGTGAAGAGGACAATAGGACCAAGCGTATCATCAAGGCTTTTAAAACCTGTAGGCCAGATTCTCCCATCGAAGGCCATTGCCCGAAAATCAGCGGCGAGCAGTTAAGCAAATTCATTGCCAGCGGGGTCGATTCCGACCACACCGAACAAACTGCACAATCAATCATGGAAAAGGTTTCAGCAGGGATGTTTTTGGAAATCCAGCAAAAAAGTGTCAAAAAAGAGACTATAAAAGCCCTCTGTGATGAATACCTTGCCGGAACGTTTTGTTTTTGCACCGATGATGTCATGAGCGATGTCCTGCAGGAAAAAGGGCATCTTGATGCGGTGGTCAAACAAGCAATATTTTATGGAATGCCCATAACCGAGGCTATCTATGCTGCTACCTATGCCCCTGCCATGCGCATGCGTCTTTTCGACCGTGGACAGATAGCCCCGGGCAAGCTAGCCGACTTGTTGGTTATCGATGACTTGGAAACCTTGCATATCAAGGCGATTTTCAAGAACGGGGCCATGGTTTACGATTCCTCCAACGGCCTGGTTACCCCGACAAAACTTCCAAACCTCGATAAAAAATATCTCAACTCAATACAAAGAAAGAAGATTTCGGAAAAAGATTTCGATCTTTCCTGCCCCGATGGCAATCGTGATATTCTGGTCATCGAGAAGGATACTGCTACGACTTTCACCAAAAAAGGACGACAGACAGTCGATGTGGTTGACAACACCTTCGACTATTTCGCTGCTGGCCTGAATGTCATTGCCAGTGTTGAGCGGTATGGCCATGAGTCACCTATCAAACCGGCCTTCTTGAAAAATGGTTTGAAAAAGAGTGGAGCCATCTGCAGTTCCTGGGCGCATGACAGCCACAACCTGCTGGTGCTTGCAACCAGCGTGGAATTGGCAGTCAGGGCAGTGAACCTTGTTATAGAGAACCAGGGCGGTATCGCCTTAGTCGATGAACAGAAAGAGTCGTTTGTTCCCCTTGCCTATGGCGGTATTGTGTCCCTTGAGCCTATGCCAAAACTGGCAAAGCAAATAAAAGGGGTGCGCAAATGGCTGAAAGACCATGGGTATGAGGCGAGAGAAGAGGTCATGAACTTTGCAGTGCTTTCCCTTCCTGTCTCCCCTGAGTTGAAGATCAGCGACAAAGGCTTGGTCGATGTAGTGCAAAAGCGTGTTCTCGACTGGCGGACGTATTACAGTGATGGGAATA
- a CDS encoding ABC transporter substrate-binding protein has translation MRKLHAATMMAALLVLLFPVAQIGAQGTKESTSAPRELIISTWGLSEDSLWAEVYEPFEKQYNVKVILDTGNAQERYTKLASDPNSKVDVIELAQKNTADGVTAGLFAPIAVSDITSFNDLIGGAQAMIKSGSGAPYTINSIGIIYNPKAAGIVIDSWDDLWNPALKGKISIPAITTTFGPALLAMASDVKGVDFTTDKGATAFKALEELKPNVLRTYAKTSDVASLFKNGEIAVAIVGDYGVPVIAKADPEAVYMVPSSGTYANFNVINISKNSKNKDLALAYINYRLNAETELRTAKALNEAPVNKKVVLTPALAENKTVGEVAAKAKMVDFSFVNPLMAEWVDLFNRLMNN, from the coding sequence ATGAGAAAATTACATGCAGCAACTATGATGGCCGCACTTTTGGTCTTGTTGTTTCCTGTAGCCCAGATCGGGGCACAGGGTACAAAGGAAAGCACAAGCGCACCGCGCGAGCTCATTATTTCCACCTGGGGGCTTTCAGAAGATTCCCTATGGGCAGAAGTCTATGAACCCTTTGAAAAGCAGTACAATGTCAAGGTCATCCTCGACACGGGTAATGCCCAGGAACGCTATACCAAACTTGCAAGCGATCCCAATTCCAAGGTCGATGTAATCGAATTGGCCCAGAAGAATACAGCAGATGGCGTAACCGCTGGGTTGTTTGCCCCGATTGCAGTCAGTGATATCACCTCTTTCAATGATTTGATCGGTGGAGCCCAGGCTATGATCAAGTCAGGTTCGGGAGCTCCCTATACCATCAACAGTATCGGGATCATATATAATCCGAAAGCCGCCGGCATCGTAATCGATTCCTGGGACGATTTGTGGAATCCTGCCTTGAAGGGAAAGATTTCCATTCCTGCCATTACAACGACGTTCGGACCTGCCCTGCTTGCCATGGCCAGTGATGTCAAGGGTGTTGATTTTACAACCGATAAGGGAGCTACTGCATTCAAGGCTCTGGAGGAACTCAAACCCAACGTACTGCGCACGTATGCCAAGACTTCAGATGTCGCAAGTCTCTTCAAGAATGGTGAGATTGCAGTTGCTATCGTCGGTGACTATGGTGTGCCGGTAATTGCCAAAGCTGATCCTGAGGCCGTGTATATGGTTCCTTCTTCGGGTACCTATGCAAACTTCAATGTTATCAACATCAGCAAGAATTCCAAGAACAAGGACCTCGCCCTTGCCTATATCAACTACAGGCTCAATGCAGAGACCGAACTGAGGACTGCAAAGGCCCTCAACGAGGCTCCTGTCAACAAAAAGGTTGTCCTTACTCCCGCCCTTGCCGAGAACAAGACAGTAGGTGAAGTGGCAGCCAAGGCCAAGATGGTAGACTTCTCCTTCGTCAATCCTTTGATGGCTGAATGGGTAGACCTTTTCAACCGCCTGATGAATAACTAG